In Triticum aestivum cultivar Chinese Spring chromosome 5B, IWGSC CS RefSeq v2.1, whole genome shotgun sequence, the following proteins share a genomic window:
- the LOC123116903 gene encoding uncharacterized protein: MATIRSSKPRHRSEASAPATSVAVAAARAQDAPKPPLRRSAAFQPRRSHSHPQPHAHGHQRCDSEHVSRSGRQPRCGEVAGGTAAGCAAVCCCFPCVMVEVVVLATVRAPAALCRRAVRARRRRRSASAGQPVDMYELLVDDGTVAGPGDAAVVWPAGQPPEEEAGEMENEVWSRFYGAGFWRSPSSLGDENR; encoded by the coding sequence ATGGCCACCATCCGCTCTAGCAAGCCCCGCCACCGCTCCGAGGCCTCCGCCCCCGCCACCTCCGTGGCCGTCGCCGCGGCGAGGGCGCAGGACGCTCCCAAGCCCCCGCTCAGGCGGTCCGCGGCCTTCCAGCCGCGCCGCTCGCACAGCCACCCGCAACCGCATGCGCACGGCCACCAGCGCTGCGACAGCGAGCATGTCAGCCGCAGCGGCAGGCAGCCCCGCtgcggcgaggtggccggcggcaCGGCGGCCGGGTGCGCCGCCGTATGCTGCTGCTTCCCGTGCGTCATGGTGGAGGTCGTCGTGCTCGCCACGGTCCGCGCGCCAGCCGCGCTCTGCCGGCGCGCGGTCCGGgcgcgccggcgccgccgctcgGCCTCGGCGGGGCAGCCGGTGGACATGTACGAGCTGCTCGTCGACGACGGCACCGTGGCCGgtcccggcgacgcggcggtggTCTGGCCCGCGGGTcagccgccggaggaggaggcgggggaaATGGAGAACGAGGTGTGGTCGAGGTTCTACGGCGCCGGCTTCTGGAGGAGCCCCTCGTCGCTCGGCGACGAGAACAGATGA